The following proteins are encoded in a genomic region of Ostrea edulis chromosome 7, xbOstEdul1.1, whole genome shotgun sequence:
- the LOC125656289 gene encoding medium-chain acyl-CoA ligase ACSF2, mitochondrial-like — protein MSELSYLCVPRTVPYQYQTIIQVFNEISTLCPNKEILVYRGIDGTRKSLTCHQLQTQATKLAGYLIKKGIKKGDKIALSGPNTLEWVIAELAIIMAGGVAVQVPFDITDARDVHEIASIAECKAFLLDPVRNNEYVDMILQLIAYTKDDSNLSTFAFLRKSKHLTSYDDMPGILQLNETDVEFPTLYPEDDIVVFTTSGSTGKPKMIPKTHFQATNNGMIFSEKTYNDRPFTWLAGCPIFTVYQGYSRIFCDSSVATEGHRTMRIWEVIKEEDCTSALLSPNFLLYLVSHGDNYKNSFKLDTVITTGEMVDNVHTKVVGVFTKSLTVLYGSTETSRISVLPPITTAGEKRVGDVGIPISGIEVKVIDGGGNILRKGESGELCIRSICGFEKYYKDTDLTDEVLLSGKWFRSGDIVCLDKNNHILIKGRVTEFICRGTKKIMPGSIEEVIQKKNGNDLAGGRVIPDPILCEKITSTVAPDEEDNDLYPACAVTRSMTRRKEANDDHVQAPNTAGSSHEIDLSDTFLFDLDDISHENRQSFNNKSPLKTSDDGGPNTQVD, from the exons ATGTCAGAATTAAGTTATCTCTGTGTTCCACGGACTGTTCCATATCAATACCAAACAATAATTCAAGTCTTCAACGAAATTTCAACATTGTGTCCAAACAAAGAAATTCTCGTTTATCGAGGTATTGATGGGACCCGGAAAAGTTTGACTTGTCATCAACTTCAGACGCAGGCAACAAAGTTAGCAGGTTATCTCATCAAGAAAGGAATCAAGAAGGGAGATAAAATTGCTCTCTCTGGACCCAACACTTTAGAATGGGTAATTGCAGAATTAGCGATAATCATGGCTGGAGGTGTTGCTGTTCAAGTGCCCTTCGACATCACCGACGCCAGAGACGTTCATGAAATAGCTTCAATTGCTGAGTGTAAGGCCTTTTTGCTAGATCCAGTAAGAAATAATGAATATGTGGATATGATTTTACAACTTATTGCATATACCAAGGATGACTCAAATCTTTCAACATTTGCGTTTCTTAGAAAGAGCAAACATCTAACTTCATATGATGACATGCCCGGAATATTACAGCTAAACGAAACCGATGTGGAATTTCCCACACTTTACCCCGAGGATGACATTGTGGTTTTCACAACATCTGGAAGTACTGGAAAGCCTAAAATGATCCCCAAGACACACTTCCAAGCAACCAACAATGGCATGATATTCTCTGAGAAAACGTACAATGATCGCCCATTTACGTGGTTAGCCGGATGCCCCATTTTCACAGTTTACCAGGGATACTCTCGAATATTCTGCGATTCCTCAGTCGCCACCGAAGGACATAGAACCATGAGAATATGGGAAGTAATCAAAGAAGAAGACTGCACATCCGCGCTATTATCACCTAACTTTCTTTTATACCTGGTCTCTCacggagataattacaaaaactcGTTCAAACTTGACACGGTCATCACGACTGGAGAAATGGTTGACAATGTCCACACGAAGGTCGTTGGCGTATTTACCAAGAGTTTGACAGTCTTATACGGATCAACGGAGACAAGTAGGATATCTGTACTTCCGCCGattaccactgccggtgaaaaGAGAGTTGGTGACGTTGGAATACCTATATCAGGTATAGAAGTGAAGGTCATTGACGGAGGtggaaatattttgagaaaaggGGAGAGCGGGGAACTTTGTATTCGAAGTATTTGTGGTTTTGAGAAATATTACAAAGACACAGATTTAACTGACGAAGTCCTTTTGTCAGGAAAGTGGTTTCGTTCTGGCGACATTGTGTGCCTTGATAAAAACAATCACATTCTTATAAAGGGGCGGGTCACGGAATTCATTTGCCGAGGTACAAAGAAAATTATGCCAGGTAGCATTGAAGAAGTCATTCAAAAAAAGAATG GCAACGATTTAGCTGGTGGAAGAGTCATACCAGATCCTATACTTTGTGAGAAAATTACTTCCACCGTCGCGCCCGATGAAGAAGACAACGACCTATATCCAGCCTGTGCTGTCACTAGATCGATGACCAGAAGAAAAGAAGCCAATGATGATCATGTTCAGGCCCCCAACACGGCTGGTTCATCTCATGAAATTGACCTCAGTGACACTTTCctgtttgaccttgatgacatttcacatgaaaatagACAGTCATTTAACAACAAGTCTCCACTGAAAACCAGTGACGATGGTGGTCCCAATACACAAGTAGACTAG